The Helianthus annuus cultivar XRQ/B chromosome 16, HanXRQr2.0-SUNRISE, whole genome shotgun sequence genome includes a window with the following:
- the LOC110889546 gene encoding putative membrane-bound O-acyltransferase C24H6.01c isoform X1, whose protein sequence is MDKSWRQRELVFLLLYAVIFYIIIIRYSLQLSHDHYNKLYGLRTGLFSGRLNDVSDAQWRNFRNNLPILTVVFGLFTLIANGLRAFCNLKAEGMSIVWLLISLAYLSYLHGAFIIFILSIASANFLLVKIFGRTKYFPFVLWVFNLSFLLCNRVYEGYSFASFGNHWAYLDKFRGTFRWHICFNFVVLRMISFGYDYHWSDHNAYVDQEKHIRHCPICSSGKTCYRMLQERSVGIDKFSYTVYLCYLLFAPLYIAGPIISFNAFASQLDTPQKSYTLKQVIWYGFRWILSLFLMEIMTHFFYYNAFAISGIWKQLSPMEVFIVGYGVLNFMWLKFFLIWRYFRFWALVSGIEAPENMPRCINNCYNLESFWKNWHASFNKWLVRYMYIPLGGSRRKLLNVWVVFTFVAIWHDLEWKLLSWAWLTCIFFIPEMIVKSAATSIKVDNVFKEFIFRELSAVAGAITITCLMVANLVGFVIGPSGISWLKSVFLQAEGLPTLFGLLVTFYIGTKLMFHVSDSKQRIHQS, encoded by the exons ATGGATAAGTCATGGAGGCAACGTGAGCTTGTATTTCTTCTTCTTTATGCGGTTATCTTCTACATTATCATTATTCGGTATTCCTTACAGCTCTCCCATG ATCATTACAACAAGCTTTATGGTTTACGGACTGGATTGTTCTCGGGTCGGCTTAAT GATGTCTCTGATGCACAATGGAGAAATTTTCGCAACAATTTGCCGATTTTAAccgttgtttttggactttttaCATTGATTGCTAATGGTCTGAGGGCATTTTGTAACCTAAAAGCTGAGGGGATGTCCATTGTTTGGCTTCTGATTTCATTGGCATATTTGTCATATCTACATGGAGCATT catCATTTTCATCCTCTCAATTGCATCAGCCAATTTCCTTTTGGTTAAG ATATTTGGGCGAACAAAGTACTTTCCTTTTGTACTTTGGGTGTTCAACCTATCATTTCTTCTTTGTAATCGCGTTTATGAGGGATACTCGTTCGCCAGTTTCGG AAACCATTGggcttacttggataaatttagGGGTACCTTCAGATGGCATATCTGCTTTAACTTTG TCGTTTTGCGCATGATAAGCTTTGGATATGACTACCATTGGTCAGATCATAACGCTTATGTTGATCAAGAG AAGCACATTCGACACTGCCCCATCTGTTCTTCAGGGAAGACATGCTACAGAATGTTACAG GAGAGAAGTGTGGGGATCGACAAGTTCTCGTATACTGTATACCTATGTTATTTGCTATTTGCACCTCTCTATATTGCCGGACCCATTATAAGCTTCAACGCATTTGCCTCACAG CTGGACACACCTCAGAAGAGTTATACACTCAAACAAGTGATTTGGTACGGTTTTCGTTGGATACTTAGCCTGTTTCTTATGGAAATCATGACACATTTCTTCTATTACAATGCATTCGCAATTAG TGGAATCTGGAAACAATTATCACCTATGGAGGTCTTTATTGTTGGATATGGG GTCCTAAACTTCATGTGGCTCAAGTTTTTCCTCATTTGGCGCTACTTCCGGTTTTGGGCACTG GTAAGTGGTATTGAAGCCCCTGAGAATATGCCACGTTGTATAAACAACTGCTACAATTTAGAAAGCTTTTGGAAAAATTGGCATGCTTCCTTTAATAAATGGCTTGTGAG GTACATGTATATTCCGTTAGGGGGATCTCGAAGGAAGCTTTTAAACGTGTGGGTTGTCTTCACATTTGTTGCCATATGGCATGATCTTGAATG GAAACTTCTTTCATGGGCTTGGTTGACGTGCATATTCTTTATTCCTGAAATGATTGTGAAATCAGCAGCAACCTCTATTAAG GTTGATAACGTTTTTAAAGAGTTTATTTTCCGTGAGCTTAGTGCAGTTGCCGGTGCTATCACAATCACTTGTCTCATG GTGGCTAACCTTGTTGGCTTTGTCATTGGACCATCTGGCATAAGTTGGTTAAAGTCCGTATTTCTTCAGGCTGAAG GACTGCCTACACTTTTTGGCTTGCTTGTGACGTTTTATATCGGCACAAAG CTTATGTTTCATGTATCCGATTCCAAGCAAAGGATACATCAGAGTTGA
- the LOC110889546 gene encoding putative membrane-bound O-acyltransferase C24H6.01c isoform X2 yields MDKSWRQRELVFLLLYAVIFYIIIIRYSLQLSHDHYNKLYGLRTGLFSGRLNDVSDAQWRNFRNNLPILTVVFGLFTLIANGLRAFCNLKAEGMSIVWLLISLAYLSYLHGAFIIFILSIASANFLLVKIFGRTKYFPFVLWVFNLSFLLCNRVYEGYSFASFGNHWAYLDKFRGTFRWHICFNFVVLRMISFGYDYHWSDHNAYVDQEKHIRHCPICSSGKTCYRMLQERSVGIDKFSYTVYLCYLLFAPLYIAGPIISFNAFASQLDTPQKSYTLKQVIWYGFRWILSLFLMEIMTHFFYYNAFAISGIWKQLSPMEVFIVGYGVSGIEAPENMPRCINNCYNLESFWKNWHASFNKWLVRYMYIPLGGSRRKLLNVWVVFTFVAIWHDLEWKLLSWAWLTCIFFIPEMIVKSAATSIKVDNVFKEFIFRELSAVAGAITITCLMVANLVGFVIGPSGISWLKSVFLQAEGLPTLFGLLVTFYIGTKLMFHVSDSKQRIHQS; encoded by the exons ATGGATAAGTCATGGAGGCAACGTGAGCTTGTATTTCTTCTTCTTTATGCGGTTATCTTCTACATTATCATTATTCGGTATTCCTTACAGCTCTCCCATG ATCATTACAACAAGCTTTATGGTTTACGGACTGGATTGTTCTCGGGTCGGCTTAAT GATGTCTCTGATGCACAATGGAGAAATTTTCGCAACAATTTGCCGATTTTAAccgttgtttttggactttttaCATTGATTGCTAATGGTCTGAGGGCATTTTGTAACCTAAAAGCTGAGGGGATGTCCATTGTTTGGCTTCTGATTTCATTGGCATATTTGTCATATCTACATGGAGCATT catCATTTTCATCCTCTCAATTGCATCAGCCAATTTCCTTTTGGTTAAG ATATTTGGGCGAACAAAGTACTTTCCTTTTGTACTTTGGGTGTTCAACCTATCATTTCTTCTTTGTAATCGCGTTTATGAGGGATACTCGTTCGCCAGTTTCGG AAACCATTGggcttacttggataaatttagGGGTACCTTCAGATGGCATATCTGCTTTAACTTTG TCGTTTTGCGCATGATAAGCTTTGGATATGACTACCATTGGTCAGATCATAACGCTTATGTTGATCAAGAG AAGCACATTCGACACTGCCCCATCTGTTCTTCAGGGAAGACATGCTACAGAATGTTACAG GAGAGAAGTGTGGGGATCGACAAGTTCTCGTATACTGTATACCTATGTTATTTGCTATTTGCACCTCTCTATATTGCCGGACCCATTATAAGCTTCAACGCATTTGCCTCACAG CTGGACACACCTCAGAAGAGTTATACACTCAAACAAGTGATTTGGTACGGTTTTCGTTGGATACTTAGCCTGTTTCTTATGGAAATCATGACACATTTCTTCTATTACAATGCATTCGCAATTAG TGGAATCTGGAAACAATTATCACCTATGGAGGTCTTTATTGTTGGATATGGG GTAAGTGGTATTGAAGCCCCTGAGAATATGCCACGTTGTATAAACAACTGCTACAATTTAGAAAGCTTTTGGAAAAATTGGCATGCTTCCTTTAATAAATGGCTTGTGAG GTACATGTATATTCCGTTAGGGGGATCTCGAAGGAAGCTTTTAAACGTGTGGGTTGTCTTCACATTTGTTGCCATATGGCATGATCTTGAATG GAAACTTCTTTCATGGGCTTGGTTGACGTGCATATTCTTTATTCCTGAAATGATTGTGAAATCAGCAGCAACCTCTATTAAG GTTGATAACGTTTTTAAAGAGTTTATTTTCCGTGAGCTTAGTGCAGTTGCCGGTGCTATCACAATCACTTGTCTCATG GTGGCTAACCTTGTTGGCTTTGTCATTGGACCATCTGGCATAAGTTGGTTAAAGTCCGTATTTCTTCAGGCTGAAG GACTGCCTACACTTTTTGGCTTGCTTGTGACGTTTTATATCGGCACAAAG CTTATGTTTCATGTATCCGATTCCAAGCAAAGGATACATCAGAGTTGA
- the LOC110889546 gene encoding putative membrane-bound O-acyltransferase C24H6.01c isoform X3, translating to MICNALLIYVMQIFGRTKYFPFVLWVFNLSFLLCNRVYEGYSFASFGNHWAYLDKFRGTFRWHICFNFVVLRMISFGYDYHWSDHNAYVDQEKHIRHCPICSSGKTCYRMLQERSVGIDKFSYTVYLCYLLFAPLYIAGPIISFNAFASQLDTPQKSYTLKQVIWYGFRWILSLFLMEIMTHFFYYNAFAISGIWKQLSPMEVFIVGYGVLNFMWLKFFLIWRYFRFWALVSGIEAPENMPRCINNCYNLESFWKNWHASFNKWLVRYMYIPLGGSRRKLLNVWVVFTFVAIWHDLEWKLLSWAWLTCIFFIPEMIVKSAATSIKVDNVFKEFIFRELSAVAGAITITCLMVANLVGFVIGPSGISWLKSVFLQAEGLPTLFGLLVTFYIGTKLMFHVSDSKQRIHQS from the exons ATGATCTGCAATGCTTTACTAATCTATGTGATGCAGATATTTGGGCGAACAAAGTACTTTCCTTTTGTACTTTGGGTGTTCAACCTATCATTTCTTCTTTGTAATCGCGTTTATGAGGGATACTCGTTCGCCAGTTTCGG AAACCATTGggcttacttggataaatttagGGGTACCTTCAGATGGCATATCTGCTTTAACTTTG TCGTTTTGCGCATGATAAGCTTTGGATATGACTACCATTGGTCAGATCATAACGCTTATGTTGATCAAGAG AAGCACATTCGACACTGCCCCATCTGTTCTTCAGGGAAGACATGCTACAGAATGTTACAG GAGAGAAGTGTGGGGATCGACAAGTTCTCGTATACTGTATACCTATGTTATTTGCTATTTGCACCTCTCTATATTGCCGGACCCATTATAAGCTTCAACGCATTTGCCTCACAG CTGGACACACCTCAGAAGAGTTATACACTCAAACAAGTGATTTGGTACGGTTTTCGTTGGATACTTAGCCTGTTTCTTATGGAAATCATGACACATTTCTTCTATTACAATGCATTCGCAATTAG TGGAATCTGGAAACAATTATCACCTATGGAGGTCTTTATTGTTGGATATGGG GTCCTAAACTTCATGTGGCTCAAGTTTTTCCTCATTTGGCGCTACTTCCGGTTTTGGGCACTG GTAAGTGGTATTGAAGCCCCTGAGAATATGCCACGTTGTATAAACAACTGCTACAATTTAGAAAGCTTTTGGAAAAATTGGCATGCTTCCTTTAATAAATGGCTTGTGAG GTACATGTATATTCCGTTAGGGGGATCTCGAAGGAAGCTTTTAAACGTGTGGGTTGTCTTCACATTTGTTGCCATATGGCATGATCTTGAATG GAAACTTCTTTCATGGGCTTGGTTGACGTGCATATTCTTTATTCCTGAAATGATTGTGAAATCAGCAGCAACCTCTATTAAG GTTGATAACGTTTTTAAAGAGTTTATTTTCCGTGAGCTTAGTGCAGTTGCCGGTGCTATCACAATCACTTGTCTCATG GTGGCTAACCTTGTTGGCTTTGTCATTGGACCATCTGGCATAAGTTGGTTAAAGTCCGTATTTCTTCAGGCTGAAG GACTGCCTACACTTTTTGGCTTGCTTGTGACGTTTTATATCGGCACAAAG CTTATGTTTCATGTATCCGATTCCAAGCAAAGGATACATCAGAGTTGA
- the LOC110889544 gene encoding uncharacterized protein At4g18490 — protein MAESQKTDAPVKSKEKSSSLDIDIDKDFFGSWKSTSMGDDGMDFDFEPPTKGKQKAFKFGKMDMDFSLDADFDKLSSFKMDMPGLDISSATKKSGKSTEKSKEASSGRVNQSKRGSFGFSFDFDGFADLGFESKKTKTDENSNKDVDASEDDDTSLKHPATQGVTNSRVDTQTDNFKDPDPRTEDVNLKSVIDESSLLKAANSEEQGIQRTIEPIQESPSSEKRYSPEPVAQKIVRDSYVHSEDTNICTEGTFSDVQEEESKTLDIIVSPSTGDEQNDARPVADELVLAGNFSAQMEVQSDKGEMCVTSDDNVTTEHNSDTSKADLHLESYVTHGVENLVHEEMADERNADSDSEHPGNIPIRSKYFIKQNGSESELQQASASSTKLISISNKKTNTLPNPALEKRDVGSRSLESGSKLTGLSRSLPKVLNRDIPVQAEKTEASHVKSRDNTREAVNAAYNLRPRSESTVSTVARDVLPMKEKPVSKGNDQINAHRSDVQPSSSIETLRKNISLNIINPGRSTHNMKKTVVKENKISPTKAEMKASEAPTSRVSRPTELKPKPLNSLLPKKLTSMGKKDQCPELQGNTVFKRNLSVDTKKQTPPTPTLKRKAFEVDIPRLTPLKRLSASPCSNKITASSEKAVEERGYNHTSVAHAKSPRLDVSLKEMDISLIENDGIFEKAEACSKELEDICNMLKKKHEEANDLLVRAIVNNNHLLMLNHPIYQDKISMVQKFAELLITK, from the exons ATGGCGGAATCACAAAAAACAGATGCTCCTGTCAAATCAAAGGAGAAAAGTTCATCGCTAG ATATAGACATTGACAAAGACTTTTTTGGATCATGGAAGTCAACGTCCATGGGAGATGATGGAATGGATTTCGATTTTGAACCACCTACCAAAGGCAAGCAAAAGGCTTTCAAATTTGGCAAAAT GGATATGGATTTCTCTCTTGATGCTGATTTTGACAAGTTATCATCTTTCAAGATGGACATGCCTGGTCTTGATATATCATCCGCTACAAAGAAATCTGGAAAATCGACGGAAAAGTCAAAAGAAGCATCTTCTGGTAGAGTCAATCAATCAAAACGAGGCAGCTTTGGATTCTCATTTGATTTTGATGG GTTTGCCGATTTGGGCTTTGAGTCGAAAAAGACAAAGACTGATGAAAACTCTAACAAAGATGTTGATGCATCCGAGGATGATGATACATCATTAAAGCATCCAGCAACACAGGGCGTTACCAATTCAAGGGTTGATACTCAAACCGACAACTTTAAGGATCCTGATCCCAGAACTGAGGATGTCAACTTGAAATCTGTCATAGACGAAAGCTCTCTTCTAAAAGCTGCAAATTCTGAAGAACAAGGGATACAGAGGACAATAGAACCTATACAAGAATCTCCTTCATCAGAAAAGAGATATTCTCCAGAACCTGTTGCTCAGAAAATTGTGCGAGATTCATATGTTCATTCTGAAGATACAAATATCTGTACTGAAGGTACATTTTCAGACGTGCAAGAAGAAGAATCTAAAACGTTGGATATAATAGTGAGCCCGAGCACAGGGGATGAGCAAAATGATGCGAGGCCTGTGGCTGATGAGTTGGTTCTCGCTGGAAATTTCTCAGCACAAATGGAGGTACAAAGTGACAAAGGTGAAATGTGTGTGACGAGCGACGATAATGTAACCACTGAACATAATAGTGATACAAGTAAGGCTGATTTACATCTTGAAAGTTATGTGACACATGGGGTAGAGAATTTGGTACATGAAGAAATGGCTGATGAGAGGAATGCAGATTCAGATTCCGAACATCCAGGGAATATTCCTATCCGGTCAAAATATTTCATAAAACAAAACGGAAGTGAATCCGAGTTGCAGCAGGCATCTGCCTCTTCAACAAAACTCATCTCCATTAGCAACAAAAAAACGAACACCTTGCCAAACCCTGCATTAGAAAAAAG GGACGTCGGGTCAAGAAGTTTAGAATCTGGTAGCAAGCTTACTGGTTTATCAAGGTCACTACCCAAAGTGCTGAACAGAGACATACCTGTTCAGGCTGAAAAAACAGAAGCAAGTCATGTAAAGAGCCGTGACAATACGAG GGAGGCTGTGAATGCTGCTTATAATTTAAGACCCAGAAGTGAATCAACAGTGAGCACAGTGGCACGTGATGTTTTACCAATGAAGGAGAAGCCTGTGTCAAAGGGAAATGACCAAATCAATGCACACAGGTCTGATGTCCAGCCATCTAGTTCGATTGAAACATTGAGAAAAAATATCTCACTGAATATCATAAATCCCGGGAGATCTACCCATAACATGAAGAAAACTGTTGTAAAAGAGAATAAGATATCCCCAACAAAAGCTGAGATGAAGGCATCTGAAGCTCCTACTTCAAGAGTTTCTAG ACCTACAGAACTGAAGCCAAAGCCACTCAATTCCTTGTTACCAAAAAAATTGACATCCATGGGAAAAAAGGATCAGTGTCCTGAATTGCAAGGAAACACAGTGTTCAAGAGGAACCTTTCTGTTGACACAAAGAAGCAAACACCGCCCACACCAACTCTGAAGCGTAAAGCTTTTGAG GTTGACATACCACGGTTAACTCCATTAAAACGTCTCTCTGCATCACCCTGCAG CAACAAGATCACAGCGTCATCGGAAAAAGCTGTGGAGGAACGG GGTTACAATCATACAAGTGTGGCGCATGCTAAGTCCCCTAGGCTCGATGTTTCTCTAAAGGAAATGGACATATCTTTAATAGAAAACGATGGTATTTTTGAAAAGGCTGAGGCATGTTCAAAGGAACTTGAAGAT ATCTGTAACATGCTGAAAAAGAAACATGAGGAGGCAAACGACTTACTTGTTCGTGCTATTGTCAACAACAATCATCTCCTGATGCTCAACCATCCAATTTATCAAGACAAA ATCAGCATGGTTCAGAAATTTGCCGAGTTGCTGATCACCAAGTAG
- the LOC110889545 gene encoding taxadien-5-alpha-ol O-acetyltransferase: protein MDVKTSQPTTVHPSKPPFTDDHILPLSHLDTDRNMNVPFRYVRAYAATNHHHPPTDPFDVITAALSTALVKYYPYTGSLHRRDSDGRFELHCTVGSGVPVIPATVDFPLSSVNYLDDAEEEFIEQLVPNPDQDTLLKNLLILQVTRFSCGGYTLGASVHHVLCDGLGATLFFNAMAEVARGAVEVTVEPVWERSKLLGPREPARTEFPIEEFLSLNKDFVPYTEVVEKVVREYFHVKDEWLDRFKTFLQEKSGLSFTTFEALGAVLWQARVKASKIPRDEEVKFAYAVNIRRVVKPQLPAGYWGNGCVPMYVKTTAGDLIEKPIWETAELIKKSKRNVSDEYVHSFIDYQELNYKKGINAGRSVGAFTDWRHLGHSTVDFGWGGPVTVLPLSRNLLGSVEPCFFLPYSEASQGKKDGFKVLLYLRVNAVASFREEMEKFGNMAYV, encoded by the exons ATGGACGTCAAAACCTCCCAACCAACCACCGTCCACCCTTCCAAACCACCCTTCACTGATGACCACATCCTCCCTCTCTCCCACCTCGACACCGATCGCAACATGAACGTCCCATTCCGTTACGTCCGAGCCTACgccgccaccaaccaccaccacccacccaccGATCCATTTGACGTCATCACCGCCGCCCTATCCACTGCCCTAGTAAAATACTACCCATATACTGGATCCCTCCACCGCCGTGACAGTGACGGCCGGTTTGAGCTCCACTGCACGGTTGGCAGTGGAGTTCCGGTCATTCCAGCCACCGTGGACTTTCCGTTGAGCTCGGTTAACTATCTGGATGATGCTGAAGAGGAGTTCATTGAACAGTTGGTTCCGAATCCGGATCAGGATacgcttttgaaaaatctgttgaTCTTACAG GTGACCCGGTTTAGTTGTGGCGGGTATACTCTGGGGGCATCGGTGCATCATGTGTTGTGTGATGGGCTCGGGGCGACGTTGTTTTTTAATGCTATGGCTGAGGTGGCTCGAGGGGCGGTTGAGGTTACGGTTGAACCGGTTTGGGAGCGGTCGAAGTTGCTGGGCCCTAGAGAGCCGGCCAGGACGGAGTTTCCGATTGAAGAGTTTTTGTCTTTGAATAAGGACTTTGTACCATACACGGAAGTGGTGGAAAAAGTGGTTAGAGAGTACTTTCATGTGAAGGATGAGTGGTTAGACCGGTTTAAGACTTTTCTACAAGAAAAGTCCGGTTTGAGTTTTACGACTTTTGAAGCATTGGGTGCTGTTCTATGGCAAGCAAG GGTGAAAGCATCCAAAATTCCAAGAGACGAGGAGGTGAAATTTGCATACGCAGTGAACATAAGAAGGGTAGTAAAGCCACAGCTGCCAGCCGGCTACTGGGGCAACGGCTGCGTTCCAATGTACGTAAAGACCACAGCCGGAGATCTGATCGAAAAACCCATTTGGGAAACTGCTGAACTGATCAAAAAGAGCAAGAGAAATGTGAGTGACGAGTATGTTCACTCGTTTATCGATTACCAAGAACTAAACTACAAGAAAGGGATCAATGCTGGCCGGAGTGTTGGTGCATTTACTGACTGGAGGCACTTGGGCCACTCAACGGTTGACTTCGGTTGGGGTGGTCCGGTCACGGTTCTACCCCTCTCAAGGAACCTTTTAGGAAGTGTTGAACCATGCTTCTTCTTGCCGTATTCGGAGGCTAGCCAGGGGAAGAAAGATGGGTTCAAGGTGTTGTTGTATCTACGCGTGAATGCGGTTGCTAGTTTTCGAGAAGAGATGGAGAAGTTTGGTAATATGGCGTATGTGTAG